Below is a genomic region from Glaciihabitans sp. INWT7.
CACGCCGGAGGGAAAAGGGACGGGGATCCCGGCGGTTCAGGGGCGGGCGCTCCACCAGGCGAGCAGGCGTTGCGTCGCCACGTCCGCTCCGAGGCTGCCCTCCTCGAGCCGCAGTTCGAGCAGGAAGCGGTAGGCCTCGCCGACCTCGCGGCCGGGCGTGAGCCCCAGGATGTCCATGATCTGCTCGCCGTCGAGGTCCGGGCGCATGGCCGCGAGCTCCTCCTCCTCCCCGAGCACCGCGATCCGCTGCTCGAGATCGTCGTAGGCGAACGAGAGGTGGTCGGACTTGCGCCGGTTTCGCGTCGTGACGTCGGCGCGGGTCAGCATGTGGAGCCGTTCCAGCAGCGGACCGGCGTCGCGAACATACCGCCGCACCGCCGAATCGCTCCAGGCTCCCTCGGTATAGCCGAAGAACCTCAGGTGCAACTCGATGAGCCTGGAGACCGCGGTGATCGTGTCGTTGTCGTAGCGCAGCTCTTTGAGGCGTTTCTTGGCGAGCTTGGCCCCGACGACGTCGTGGTGGTGGAAGGTGACGACACCGTCGCCCTCCGTTCGTTTGGTCGCCGGTTTTCCGATGTCGTGGAGCAGCGCCGCGAGACGGAGAACGAGGTCGGGCTCGCTTCCCGGATGCCGTGCCTCCTCGAGCTCGATCGCCTGGTCGAGCACGGTGAGGCTGTGCTCGTAGACGTCCTTGTGATGGAAGTGCTCGTCGATCTGGAGCTTGAGGGCGGGAAGCTCGGGCAACACGAGGGCCGCGATACCGGAATCGACCAGCAGCTGCAGGCCCGGCCGGGGATTGTGCGAGCGCAGCAGCTTGCCGAGCTCGTCGCTCACCCGTTCCACCGAGATCATCTTGATGCGGTCCACAAGCGCGTAGAGAGCGCGCGCGGTCGGCTCCGCCACGGTGAAGCCGAGCTGAGAGGTGAACCGCGCGGCTCGCATCATCCGCAGCGGATCGTCACCGAAGGAATCCTCGGGGGCGCCCGGAGTGGTGAGACGTTTCGCGACCAGGTCTTCGAGCCCGCCGGAGGGATCCACGAGCACACGCTCGGGCAGCCGCAGCGCCATCGCGTTGACGGTGAAGTCGCGCCGCACGAGGTCGGCCTCGAGGGTGTCGCCGAACTCGACCTTCGGTTTGCGGGTCTCACGGTCATAGGCGTCGGAACGGTAGGTCGTGATCTCCACCGTATGACCGTCGATCCGGGCTCCGATGGTGCCGAAGGCGCGTCCGATGTCCCAGTGGGCATCCGAGATCGGCTTCACGATCGCGAGGATGTCGTCCGGGCGCGCATCGGTGGTGAAGTCGAGGTCGGTGAGTGCGCGGTCGAGGAACGCGTCGCGCACCGGTCCACCGACCAGGGCGAGCTCGAATCCCTCGGCGGCGAAGGCCGCCGATAGCCGGGAGATATGAGGAGTGGACGCGAGGTCCGACAGTCGCTGAATTGCCGAAGCGACGCTCTCCATGCCCCCCAGACTACCGGCGACGACGCTCGCGCACCGCGGTCGCACTTCAGCCCCCACCAAGAGTCGAGACCCTAGAATCACTGGAGGACGGCCGGGGCACTGGCCCAGCCGTTCCCCTTCGCTATGAGACTCTTCACATCCCTGTTTGCGGTGGCTCTCGCCATTGGCGCCGTCATCGCGCCCGTCGGCGCACCCGCCATCGCCGTCGCCGCGACCCCGGCGGCAGTGCAGGCCGCGGATGATGTGAAGCCGGTGCTCACCTTCGCGCCGGCTGCGAACGGGTCTCTCGGCCCGGGGCAGGATCTGGTGATCAGCGGCACTGTTGCCAATCCCACCGCGAAGGCCATTCCGGCCGGTACCGCCAGCGTCGTGCTCAATAGATCGGCGGTGCGTTTGCGTGCCGACCTGGCGGGCTGGCTCGCGCCGGCGTCCACCTCTGCCGACGATTCCCTCGGCACCGAGGTACTCTCCGCCCCCACACCAGAAGTGCCGGCCGGACGCACCGTGCCGATGCAATTCACCGTGCCAGCCGCATCCATCGATTTCGGCTCCCAAGCCTCCGTCTGGGGATCTCGCACCCTCGCCGTCCGGATCTCCGGGGGTGGATCGGAGGTCGGACAGGCCCGCAGCAGCATCGTCTGGAACCCGGGAACTGGCGTGCAGCCGACCAGGCTCGGCCTGGTGCTGCCTCTCACCGTGCCGCAGAGTGCCGATGGCCTCATCCCCACCGACCTGCTGGCCGGATACACCTCGGACGGTGGTGTGCTCACCCGGCAACTCGACGCGGTCTTCGACCAGCCCGGGATCGCTATCGGTATCGACCCGCGCATCCTCGCTTCCATCCGAATCCTCGGCAACTCCACCCCGCCCTCCGCGGAAGCCTGGCTGCAGCGCCTCGAATCCGCGACAAACGACACCTTTCCTCTGAGCTATGCCGACTCCGATCTGGCCGCGGCAAGCCAGGCGAAGGCGACTCGCCTTCTCGTTCCGACCAGCTTTCCGGTGGACGCGACACAGTTTCCGGGCATCCCCAGCTCCACGCCGACGACCAGTCCGACCACCAGCCCGAACCCGGCTCCGACCGCACCCACCACCGGGGGAACCGCCGATGTGCTGCCCGACCTGGTGTCACTGCAGGCCTTCGATTACAGCCTTCCGGCGGTGGCCTGGCCGGCGAGCGGGAGCGTCGTCGAAGCGGACCTCGACGGCTTCGAGACCGGAGGGCTCACGACGACGATCCTCGGTTCCGGCAATGTCGGTTACGGTGATCTCGACTACACTCCGAGCTCCGCCGCCCTTGTCGGCAAGCACCAGACCCTTGTGACGGACGACGGTCTCTCGGCCTATCTCGATGCGGCCGCCGAGGCGCCCACCCCTGCGCTCTGGTCGAAGGCGATGTCAGACCTGTCGAGCGCGATCGCCG
It encodes:
- a CDS encoding CCA tRNA nucleotidyltransferase translates to MESVASAIQRLSDLASTPHISRLSAAFAAEGFELALVGGPVRDAFLDRALTDLDFTTDARPDDILAIVKPISDAHWDIGRAFGTIGARIDGHTVEITTYRSDAYDRETRKPKVEFGDTLEADLVRRDFTVNAMALRLPERVLVDPSGGLEDLVAKRLTTPGAPEDSFGDDPLRMMRAARFTSQLGFTVAEPTARALYALVDRIKMISVERVSDELGKLLRSHNPRPGLQLLVDSGIAALVLPELPALKLQIDEHFHHKDVYEHSLTVLDQAIELEEARHPGSEPDLVLRLAALLHDIGKPATKRTEGDGVVTFHHHDVVGAKLAKKRLKELRYDNDTITAVSRLIELHLRFFGYTEGAWSDSAVRRYVRDAGPLLERLHMLTRADVTTRNRRKSDHLSFAYDDLEQRIAVLGEEEELAAMRPDLDGEQIMDILGLTPGREVGEAYRFLLELRLEEGSLGADVATQRLLAWWSARP
- a CDS encoding DUF6049 family protein, encoding MRLFTSLFAVALAIGAVIAPVGAPAIAVAATPAAVQAADDVKPVLTFAPAANGSLGPGQDLVISGTVANPTAKAIPAGTASVVLNRSAVRLRADLAGWLAPASTSADDSLGTEVLSAPTPEVPAGRTVPMQFTVPAASIDFGSQASVWGSRTLAVRISGGGSEVGQARSSIVWNPGTGVQPTRLGLVLPLTVPQSADGLIPTDLLAGYTSDGGVLTRQLDAVFDQPGIAIGIDPRILASIRILGNSTPPSAEAWLQRLESATNDTFPLSYADSDLAAASQAKATRLLVPTSFPVDATQFPGIPSSTPTTSPTTSPNPAPTAPTTGGTADVLPDLVSLQAFDYSLPAVAWPASGSVVEADLDGFETGGLTTTILGSGNVGYGDLDYTPSSAALVGKHQTLVTDDGLSAYLDAAAEAPTPALWSKAMSDLSSAIAVISLERPAAARTLLATFDRSRPGADVRLTQTLTALAALPWAAPASLSEVDSAFASGSAVLPATATLVARPESADRIATVTTLLASEAAAGSFASVLNDPTQITGERRLSLLALLSNSWTGDDAWAAETKKYLAKSDRFVTKSVTIARSSATVFTSRNSPLPITVTNDLPWPVTVYVTVRSPSNIITIDNDRVELVVEAQSQAKTTVPVTSNANGPVTLTVSLTSATNVQITAPAAIDVDVQAQWETAFTAVVAALVIGVFGFGIYRTIAKRRKAKRAKDAPADADPTDKKPTDEKPTDEKPTDETTTTP